One genomic window of Osmia bicornis bicornis chromosome 5, iOsmBic2.1, whole genome shotgun sequence includes the following:
- the LOC114882774 gene encoding phytanoyl-CoA dioxygenase domain-containing protein 1 homolog, with product MKDIRSQFEKNGFVVLEDFFQPEEIDELKFCGEEFTKNLPPENERKIFNSVDSQQSKDQYFLDSANKISLFFEAEALENDGTLKVHPRVSLNKVGHALHWLHPTFKKYTFDERVKEAAFQLDYAEPAVCQSMYIYKNPGTGSEVVMHQDATYLYTDPVKLVGFWIALEDSTQENGCLWIAPGSHQSGVHRRYTRNKDPDSKELLSYDRPAPCYQLSNFQPVPVSKGTCILIHGQVVHFSYPNKSDKSRHAYTFHVIDTQHVSYSKENWLQPPSGGFPKLYRN from the exons ATGAAGGACATCCGATCACAG TTCGAGAAGAATGGCTTTGTCGTTTTGGAGGACTTCTTTCAACCGGAGGAGATCGACGAGTTGAAATTTTGCGGCGAAGAGTTCACGAAGAACCTACCTCcggaaaatgaaagaaaaattttcaattcagTAGATTCGCAGCAA AGTAAAGATCAGTATTTTCTGGATAGCGCTAATAAAATCAGTTTGTTCTTCGAGGCTGAAGCTTTAGAGAACGATGGAACGCTGAAGGTACACCCTCGAGTATCTCTGAACAAG GTAGGTCATGCTCTTCACTGGCTTCATCCTACGTTCAAGAAGTACACGTTCGACGAAAGGGTAAAAGAAGCAGCTTTCCAACTAGATTACGCGGAACCAGCTGTGTGTcagtcaatgtacatttacaaAAATCCGGGTACTGGATCTGAag TGGTGATGCATCAAGATGCAACGTATCTATACACCGATCCAGTGAAACTAGTTGGTTTCTGGATCGCCTTAGAGGATTCTACCCAAGAAAATGGATGTCTATGGATCGCTCCAGGCTCTCATCAAAGTGGAGTACACCGGCGTTATACAAGAAACAAAGATCCAGATTCCAAAGAGTTGTTGTCATACGACAGACCTGCACCCTGTTATCAGCTTAGcaattttcaacctgtaccaGTCAGTAAAGGAACGTGTATTCTCATTCATGGACAAGTAGTACATTTCTCGTATCCTAATAAAAGTGACAAGTCGAGGCACGCTTATACGTTTCATGTGATTGACACGCAGCATGTATCTTATTCAAAAGAGAATTGGTTACAACCACCTTCAGGAGGATTTCCTAAACTTtacagaaattaa
- the LOC114882773 gene encoding uncharacterized protein LOC114882773 produces the protein MGTMRNNFATVFVLLLLMLSTSQSLPHGYENSSKRNSLADDLTSDARTALYPIYDCLFVDPDLPICDVELMLNSDEKTTERTNDQYFDKDLVTRSRRNADVSATTRVVVYAIEGCVPPRIPFSLPSCNGISLNNIVDVKRIRPFAVKGETQPPYVFPKFNYSKWIRMMARLHSRVSSKKQDEEESSVPKEISADNSLEDRREELRIMLKGSAPTYGTIKSEVDESRESSASSSVENVNNDSQMTLTKKSENYPSKKNVQKIEKMNKRPDAWKRSKDQNQSVIPAPLKQSNVVSKEGKSYNFSSDLGIARNSRGLLQLHDKQKFNENINDCDDLISSKVRSFRRRRREIRLSGNGLMQGIPDESKAQGIAGKSIAQRIQSNGETDQLNISNEQRKHSISTTEIPGLDAENRGKKLRFDNPSFKIDMASRKSSWRRAMMKDAALGKKHKIY, from the exons ATGGGAACAATGAGGAACAATTTCGCGACGGTCTTTGTGCTTCTCCTCCTGATGCTCTCAACGAGTCAATCTCTTCCTCACGGCTACGAAAATTCATCCAAGAGAAACAGTTTGGCCGACGATTTAACCTCGGATGCTCGAACGGCCTTGTATCCGATTTACGACTGCCTCTTCGTCGATCCGGATCTACCGATCTGTGATGTGGAATT GATGTTGAATTCGGACGAGAAGACGACAGAACGGACGAATGATCAATATTTCGACAAAGATCTTGTGACACGCTCGAGGAGAAACGCCGACGTTTCCGCGACGACACGCGTCGTAGTTTACGCAATAGAGGGTTGTGTGCCACCTAG GATACCCTTTTCGTTACCCTCCTGCAACGGAATTTCCTTGAACAACATCGTCGATGTGAAGAGAATTCGACCGTTTGCTGTGAAGGGTGAGACACAACCTCCCTATGtgtttccaaaattcaattattctaAATGGATACGAATGATGGCGCGATTACACAGTCGCGTTTCGTCGAAGAAACAAGAC GAAGAAGAAAGTAGCGTTCCTAAAGAGATATCCGCTGATAATTCTCTGGAGGATCGTAGAGAGGAGCTGAGGATTATGCTGAAAGGGTCAGCGCCGACCTACGGTACCATAAAATCGGAAGTGGACGAGTCAAGAGAGTCTTCCGCTTCATCAAGCGTCGAAAATGTTAATAACGATTCACAAATGACGCTAACGAAGAAGTCTGAGAATTATCCAAGCAAGAAAAATGTTCAAAAAATCGAGAAGATGAATAAACGACCGGATGCTTGGAAACGAAGCAAGGATCAAAATCAAAGTGTAATTCCAGCTCCTCTTAAGCAATCAAACGTAGTATCGAAAGAAGGAAAATCCTATAATTTTTCGAGTGATCTTGGAATCGCGAGAAATTCCAGGGGTTTACTCCAGTTGCACGATAAGCAGAAGTTTAACGAAAACATAAATGATTGTGATGATTTAATTTCGTCAAAAGTGAGGAGTTTCCGAAGGAGACGAAGAGAGATAAGATTGTCTGGCAATGGTTTGATGCAGGGAATTCCTGACGAATCTAAGGCACAAGGAATTGCTGGTAAATCAATTGCACAGCGAATTCAGAGCAACGGAGAAACGGaccaattaaatatttctaatgAACAGAGGAAGCATTCGATTTCGACGACAGAAATCCCAGGCCTCGATGCGGAAAATCGTGGGAAAAAATTGAGATTCGATAATCCTAGTTTCAAAATTGATATGGCCAGCAGAAAATCATCGTGGAGAAGAGCAATGATGAAAGACGCAGCTTTGGGAAAGAAACATAAAATTTACTAG